One part of the Arachidicoccus terrestris genome encodes these proteins:
- a CDS encoding right-handed parallel beta-helix repeat-containing protein: protein MNCHKRIWLLSVSVIFLSCSKASLPTDKNKNGSKTGQHVYYISPDGHDDGKGTIGDPLQSVNAVMPKLAPGDTVLLRGGHYYQPVTVTRSGTEDKYITFKAYPGEIPVIDGSMLSVSGWQALVNMTDVSNICLEGIDMANFVTGDGGTDPEGIKITGTARNIHIRQCRIYNIKNNAPLAKGRSGHAILVLGTGREPITGLEITGCTVHDTQTGTSENITLAGNIDGFKVSGNTLYHTENIGIIIAGGDNLNPKGDPATNFARNGIVSDNTLYNISMGNSLDIWGDMYGAIAIYVCGGAGTIIERNIVYDSDRGIGLISESNLYASRDCIVRNNYVYNCNRTGIYMGDYLNFVGSGTKNCYILNNTLFQNNRMKGAFGETEGEIRLTEHCENNVVMNNLIYGGPGDIFIHKYTGSGKDNTIDYNCYYSPDGGAWNWNHIQDDENIADFSNWQKVSGQDTHSVYGIDPGCKDLQKPDLHLSLHSPVWNAGHLLEDISLFGMTDIYGAPRIDNKKISIGAAQIP from the coding sequence ATGAATTGTCATAAAAGAATATGGCTTCTGTCAGTGAGCGTGATTTTTTTAAGCTGCTCGAAAGCTTCTCTTCCGACTGACAAAAATAAAAATGGGAGCAAGACCGGGCAACATGTTTATTATATATCTCCTGATGGGCATGATGATGGAAAAGGAACCATCGGAGATCCGCTTCAGTCCGTGAATGCGGTAATGCCTAAACTGGCCCCCGGCGATACGGTTTTGCTGAGAGGCGGACATTATTACCAGCCCGTCACGGTTACAAGAAGCGGTACCGAGGATAAGTACATTACTTTCAAGGCGTATCCCGGAGAAATACCTGTTATAGATGGTAGTATGCTTTCCGTTTCCGGTTGGCAGGCATTGGTGAATATGACGGATGTCAGCAATATTTGCCTGGAAGGGATCGATATGGCTAATTTTGTAACCGGAGATGGCGGTACGGATCCTGAAGGCATTAAAATTACAGGTACCGCAAGAAACATTCATATCAGGCAGTGCCGGATTTATAATATTAAAAATAATGCACCGCTTGCAAAAGGGCGCAGTGGTCACGCGATCCTGGTACTGGGTACGGGCCGTGAACCTATAACCGGACTGGAGATTACCGGTTGTACCGTACATGATACACAGACAGGGACCAGCGAGAATATTACCCTCGCCGGTAATATAGACGGGTTCAAAGTAAGCGGTAATACGCTGTATCATACGGAAAATATAGGCATCATTATCGCCGGCGGCGATAATCTGAACCCCAAAGGAGACCCTGCTACTAACTTTGCCCGCAATGGCATCGTCAGTGATAATACTTTATATAATATATCGATGGGCAATAGCCTCGATATATGGGGGGATATGTATGGGGCGATTGCCATCTATGTATGTGGTGGGGCGGGTACGATTATTGAGCGCAATATTGTATATGATTCAGACCGGGGAATCGGCCTGATCAGTGAGAGTAATCTATATGCCAGCAGAGACTGTATTGTCAGGAATAACTATGTCTACAATTGTAACAGAACAGGAATATACATGGGTGACTACCTGAATTTTGTCGGATCCGGAACAAAAAACTGTTATATACTGAATAATACGCTGTTTCAAAATAATCGTATGAAAGGCGCGTTTGGGGAAACAGAAGGTGAGATCAGGCTAACGGAACACTGCGAGAATAACGTTGTTATGAATAACCTGATCTATGGAGGTCCTGGAGATATATTTATTCATAAGTATACCGGATCAGGAAAGGATAATACGATTGACTATAATTGTTATTACAGTCCAGATGGTGGTGCATGGAACTGGAATCATATCCAGGATGATGAAAATATTGCGGATTTCTCCAACTGGCAAAAAGTAAGTGGGCAGGACACCCATTCGGTTTATGGAATAGACCCTGGATGTAAAGATCTGCAAAAACCGGATTTGCATTTATCGCTTCATTCGCCTGTTTGGAATGCGGGTCATTTATTAGAAGACATCTCTTTATTTGGAATGACCGATATCTATGGCGCGCCCAGAATTGACAATAAAAAAATAAGCATCGGTGCTGCCCAGATTCCCTAA
- a CDS encoding IPT/TIG domain-containing protein translates to MKKFIFILCISIWAILLSTTGCKKDQQGDYSPAGTIIIDSFTPSRGSGRTEMLISGQNFTSDTSMLEVSVNGTILKVIAASTKQIMVVVPKKCGSGPVSVRIGKDSAKSEGIFQYLFTRTVSTLAGNGQSGFSNGSGLSAQFHFTDPVNNWYRSMGIVVDDDLNVYVADPGNHCIRKIDTAGNVTTLAGNPFVSGNADGKGNQATFSLPYDLYIDKSGNLYVADPGNWNIRKVTPEGEVTTLFYTSVDPWTLTMDEKDQTIYYSSCRIPGPVYQVKAPYTTAEVIIDGLNYPSCIRLDSKGNLIAAINGGNVITRFDATTWNATDIAGLAGTAGYVNGKGADARFCLPWGMAIDKNDNLYVAGNGTWNGGTDNLDQSVRYIENGTWEVSTFAGSGTAGYLEGVGSAASFSAPGGVAVDKNGTVYVIDKNNNVVRKIISE, encoded by the coding sequence ATGAAAAAGTTCATCTTTATATTATGTATATCCATATGGGCTATCTTATTGTCCACGACAGGATGTAAAAAGGACCAGCAGGGAGATTACAGCCCGGCCGGAACAATCATCATTGACAGTTTTACGCCCAGCCGCGGAAGCGGAAGGACCGAAATGCTGATCAGCGGACAGAATTTCACCTCTGATACCTCTATGCTTGAGGTGTCCGTCAATGGAACGATACTGAAAGTCATTGCTGCCAGTACGAAGCAGATCATGGTTGTCGTGCCGAAAAAATGCGGTTCGGGGCCTGTAAGTGTCAGAATCGGTAAGGACAGTGCGAAAAGCGAAGGGATCTTTCAGTATTTATTCACCCGCACGGTCAGTACACTAGCGGGCAACGGGCAGTCTGGCTTTAGTAACGGCAGTGGCTTAAGCGCACAGTTTCATTTTACAGATCCCGTAAACAACTGGTATCGCAGTATGGGTATCGTTGTGGACGATGATCTGAATGTGTATGTGGCGGATCCCGGCAATCACTGTATTCGGAAAATTGATACGGCGGGTAATGTTACGACACTGGCCGGTAATCCATTTGTTTCCGGAAATGCGGATGGGAAAGGAAATCAGGCAACATTCAGTCTTCCCTATGATCTGTACATTGACAAGTCCGGTAATCTCTACGTAGCTGATCCCGGAAACTGGAATATTCGTAAGGTCACACCGGAAGGAGAGGTGACGACCCTTTTTTACACCAGCGTTGATCCCTGGACTCTGACGATGGATGAAAAGGATCAGACAATTTATTACAGTAGCTGCCGGATTCCCGGCCCGGTTTACCAGGTAAAAGCACCGTACACCACTGCTGAAGTGATTATTGACGGCCTGAACTACCCTTCCTGTATACGCCTTGATTCAAAAGGAAATCTGATAGCGGCTATAAACGGGGGAAATGTCATCACCCGATTTGATGCCACTACCTGGAATGCTACTGATATCGCCGGGCTGGCGGGTACAGCCGGATATGTCAACGGGAAGGGTGCTGATGCGCGGTTCTGTTTGCCCTGGGGGATGGCCATTGATAAAAACGACAACCTGTATGTAGCAGGCAATGGTACCTGGAACGGAGGAACGGATAATCTGGACCAGAGTGTCCGGTACATCGAGAACGGGACCTGGGAAGTAAGCACCTTTGCCGGAAGTGGAACCGCCGGATATCTGGAAGGAGTCGGGTCGGCAGCGTCATTTAGCGCGCCAGGTGGCGTGGCAGTTGATAAGAACGGAACCGTTTATGTGATTGATAAAAATAATAATGTCGTCAGAAAGATTATTTCTGAGTAG
- a CDS encoding RagB/SusD family nutrient uptake outer membrane protein: MKSNNITESRLCLMLILLTTLLMTTGCSKYLDQKPDNLLTSDMIWQTRANAEAYLNQVYSYVAANNVDDRYTRLGGSDETSCSIAGVPVRLMTSGNWNAQSNFWQTWGSYYAGIRQSIVFEQNIDRVPNDLLSADLKNQYKHEVLFLRGWFYLELLKQYGPFVKLDHLLSLNEDFNQYPRAPLDTCVATINSLMDRAAAGLPDSWNASNYGRPTSGACKAAKAQLALLVASPLYNGNSEFKDFKNKDGSLLVPVNYDQNKWKIAADAAKEVIDMGVYKLFTNIDEGDATFDPYLSFRDLFITNWNSEIIFSTNIVGDWYWGHEIRIAPAPGGYNMTNATQNVVDAFYMRNGRTIDDPASGYTEKGFVQHDDPAGWGLSRDGVKRGYVAGNSNMYVDREARFYAAILYNGAPVIAAPTVDDRNFYSSPQNVDGRGRVEFYYSGKAGVPVTTGDVTGYLPLKGANPASNTRTNTIVYRPFIHMRYAEILLDYIEALNEYDPTNPDIVKYLDAIRTRAGLPGFASVYPEKIGKQAEMRKVIIHERQIELCFEGDRYYTLIRRKMMNDPKIQTIYRMNVSENDNGQGFAFEDYYKREVLQVRYWDDKMYLFPIYQDDLDKDQALVQNPLW, from the coding sequence ATGAAAAGCAATAATATAACAGAATCTCGCCTTTGTTTAATGCTGATCCTGCTGACAACCTTGCTCATGACGACAGGTTGCAGCAAATACCTGGATCAAAAACCGGATAATTTACTGACCTCGGATATGATCTGGCAGACCAGGGCTAATGCAGAAGCTTACTTAAACCAGGTATATAGTTATGTCGCCGCCAATAATGTGGATGATCGCTACACGCGTTTAGGTGGAAGTGATGAAACCTCTTGCAGCATCGCCGGGGTGCCGGTGCGCCTGATGACCTCAGGCAACTGGAATGCGCAGAGCAATTTCTGGCAGACCTGGGGTAGTTATTATGCCGGCATCAGGCAGTCCATCGTATTTGAACAGAATATTGATCGTGTACCTAATGACCTTTTAAGCGCTGATCTTAAGAATCAGTATAAGCATGAGGTGTTATTTTTAAGAGGATGGTTCTATCTGGAATTATTAAAGCAATACGGTCCCTTTGTTAAATTAGATCATTTACTAAGCTTGAATGAGGATTTTAATCAGTATCCGAGGGCACCGCTTGACACTTGTGTCGCTACGATCAATAGCCTGATGGACAGGGCAGCCGCAGGCCTTCCTGATTCCTGGAATGCATCGAACTACGGCAGGCCTACGTCAGGAGCCTGTAAAGCCGCCAAAGCCCAGTTGGCACTGCTCGTTGCAAGCCCTCTGTATAATGGCAACTCTGAATTCAAAGATTTTAAAAACAAGGACGGCAGCCTACTGGTGCCGGTAAATTATGATCAGAACAAATGGAAAATTGCTGCGGATGCAGCAAAAGAAGTAATCGACATGGGGGTCTATAAATTGTTTACCAATATAGACGAAGGTGATGCGACCTTTGACCCGTATTTATCTTTCAGGGACCTCTTTATCACGAACTGGAATAGCGAGATCATTTTCTCCACGAATATAGTCGGCGACTGGTATTGGGGGCATGAAATACGGATCGCGCCGGCGCCCGGCGGCTATAATATGACTAACGCCACGCAAAATGTGGTGGATGCGTTTTATATGCGCAACGGCAGGACGATTGATGACCCGGCCAGCGGCTATACGGAAAAAGGATTTGTTCAGCATGACGACCCTGCCGGCTGGGGGTTGAGCAGGGATGGGGTCAAAAGAGGCTATGTTGCCGGTAACAGCAATATGTATGTTGACCGGGAAGCCCGATTTTATGCTGCCATCCTTTATAATGGTGCTCCGGTGATCGCCGCCCCTACAGTAGATGACCGCAATTTTTATTCTTCGCCGCAAAACGTCGACGGCAGGGGCAGGGTGGAGTTCTATTACAGCGGAAAGGCAGGTGTCCCCGTTACGACAGGAGATGTGACCGGATATCTCCCTTTGAAAGGCGCCAACCCGGCATCAAATACAAGAACCAATACGATCGTTTACAGGCCCTTTATTCATATGCGGTATGCAGAGATCCTGCTGGATTATATTGAAGCGCTCAATGAGTATGATCCGACCAATCCGGATATCGTTAAATATCTTGATGCGATCAGAACCAGGGCCGGATTGCCCGGTTTTGCCAGTGTCTATCCTGAGAAAATAGGCAAACAGGCTGAAATGAGAAAAGTGATCATCCATGAGCGTCAGATTGAGCTATGCTTCGAGGGGGACCGCTATTATACCCTGATACGTCGCAAAATGATGAATGACCCGAAAATTCAGACCATTTACAGAATGAATGTTTCTGAAAATGACAATGGTCAGGGGTTCGCTTTTGAAGACTATTATAAACGCGAAGTCTTGCAGGTCCGCTATTGGGACGATAAAATGTATTTATTTCCTATTTACCAGGACGACCTGGATAAGGACCAGGCATTGGTACAAAATCCATTATGGTAA
- a CDS encoding TonB-dependent receptor, with product MHMIASRQKWRRLKVYLNLCLCCGAFLLLLSGPRVMAQQAPEKLKLPVTLHEQQTPLLNVLRSLKKQTGLIFFYSNDVLDDGQLVTLDCKSKPVGEVLNMLFAKMPVQYTLKGDKILIVKKVKAPSLPKEKSPADLPAVDSNRIRGTVMDVDGKPIAGATVLVNGSNEGTLTDVLGAFAMAAKPGATITVSMVGMISQEVAVPEKGTMKVTLVAKPTIQNDVVVVGYGKQSKLTVTGAVSSVNMEDMQTSVPSLTNALAGKVAGVISVQSSGEPGYDNAQFTIRGIGTFTGNTSPLIIVDGVQRDDVNSSYGGSFNNIDPEDIASISLLKDASSTAMYGAKGANGVLIITTKRGIAGKPKISLKAETGLTGFTKTPEMLNGVEYMKLYNEARRNMGLAPAYSDEIIQKTASGLDPYMYPDVDWMKEVYGKSSSLTNVNLNVSGGSEAVRYYVSASFYNQDGPYNVKTLNDFNPNLNFKRYDFRTNLDINLTKSTILSMNLDAMLVNAKYPGISAGSLWYISYATTPVGFPVKFSDEKWAGPIGNGGSNPLNEVQNNGYSKEFRPTVQSVFTVNQKLDAITKGLSAYGRFSFDSYGEFDNRRARQNDLYAASGRDDNGQLVFVQTRFGQQFLNYSKSSTGERTMYLEGNINYDRRFGLHHVGAMVLYNMRNRLVSSAGDAVSSIPYRNQSLAGRLTYGYDERYLLELNAGYTGSENFEPGRKFGLFPSVSGGWVISREHFFKTLNNTISLLKLRASYGIVGNDNIGRGGRFPYITQITGGGTAGFGLNGSALGGLNESVIGVQDLTWEKSYKTDIGLEVGIKDRVSITLDYFKDDRKNLLIARKTLSSIAGYNNSAVYANLGKMNNRGLDGTIEYNDKIGELGLRVYANATYAKNRTVFEDEPIRKYGYQRSTGHMYGEFTGYIDEGLFVDADDISGHATQGFGVVAPGDIKYKNLNPEDDNVVDANDWTYLGKSPFPEWSYGAGFTVSWHNIDLSMLFQGVSGVGIMANGSEIRGNGAGADGVGVIPFSGIGQFPNNTMAILKDRWTAQDPRQDAYYPRITIGSLTDNNYLNSTRWLKSGDYMRLKQASIGYTVVSRKVKSAGLSSLYFYLSGQNLFTFSKFKLWDPELGSNGAKYPINRMITLGVRANF from the coding sequence ATGCACATGATTGCCTCACGTCAAAAATGGCGTAGATTAAAAGTGTATTTGAACCTGTGTCTTTGTTGCGGCGCATTCTTGTTGCTGCTGTCAGGTCCCCGGGTAATGGCTCAGCAGGCTCCCGAAAAACTCAAACTACCGGTAACTTTACATGAGCAGCAGACACCTCTGTTGAATGTCTTACGTTCGTTAAAAAAACAGACAGGGCTGATATTTTTCTATTCCAATGATGTTTTAGATGATGGCCAATTGGTTACATTGGATTGTAAATCGAAGCCGGTAGGAGAGGTATTGAATATGTTATTTGCAAAAATGCCTGTTCAGTATACCTTGAAAGGAGACAAGATCCTGATTGTCAAAAAGGTCAAAGCGCCATCTCTTCCCAAAGAAAAGTCGCCGGCTGATCTCCCCGCGGTTGACAGCAATCGTATCAGAGGGACGGTGATGGATGTCGATGGAAAACCCATAGCCGGGGCTACTGTTTTGGTGAATGGCTCCAATGAGGGAACGCTCACAGATGTGCTGGGTGCGTTTGCGATGGCAGCGAAGCCCGGTGCGACCATAACGGTCTCCATGGTGGGTATGATCAGTCAGGAGGTCGCTGTCCCCGAAAAAGGAACGATGAAAGTAACACTGGTTGCTAAGCCAACCATTCAAAATGATGTGGTTGTCGTCGGATATGGCAAACAGTCCAAGCTGACAGTCACAGGCGCCGTCTCCTCTGTTAATATGGAAGACATGCAGACTTCCGTACCCAGCCTCACCAACGCCCTTGCAGGCAAGGTAGCCGGCGTGATTTCCGTCCAGTCCAGCGGAGAACCCGGATATGACAATGCGCAGTTTACTATTCGGGGTATCGGTACATTTACGGGTAATACTTCGCCACTGATTATTGTGGACGGTGTACAAAGAGATGACGTGAACAGCTCTTATGGCGGGTCCTTCAATAATATCGACCCGGAGGATATCGCCAGCATCAGCCTTTTAAAAGACGCGTCTTCAACGGCCATGTACGGTGCGAAAGGTGCTAACGGCGTACTTATCATTACGACTAAACGGGGGATCGCCGGTAAGCCTAAAATCTCTTTGAAAGCAGAAACAGGACTTACGGGCTTTACGAAGACACCAGAAATGCTGAATGGTGTCGAATATATGAAACTCTATAATGAAGCGCGGCGGAACATGGGACTGGCGCCCGCTTATTCAGACGAAATAATTCAGAAAACAGCCAGCGGACTGGACCCCTACATGTATCCTGATGTGGATTGGATGAAAGAAGTTTACGGGAAAAGCTCCTCTCTGACCAACGTCAATTTAAATGTTTCAGGCGGTAGCGAAGCCGTACGTTATTATGTATCTGCCTCTTTCTATAATCAGGACGGGCCATATAATGTGAAAACATTGAACGACTTTAATCCTAACCTGAATTTTAAACGCTATGATTTCAGAACAAATCTGGATATCAATCTGACCAAGAGTACTATTTTGTCCATGAACCTGGATGCCATGCTGGTTAATGCGAAGTATCCGGGGATCTCTGCGGGATCTCTGTGGTATATATCTTATGCAACGACACCTGTAGGCTTCCCGGTAAAATTTTCAGATGAAAAGTGGGCGGGACCCATTGGCAACGGAGGCTCTAATCCTTTAAATGAAGTACAGAATAACGGTTATTCAAAAGAGTTCAGGCCCACCGTGCAATCTGTTTTTACCGTCAACCAGAAATTAGATGCCATTACCAAAGGGTTGAGTGCCTATGGCCGCTTTTCGTTTGATAGCTATGGGGAGTTTGATAATCGCCGGGCCAGACAAAATGATCTTTATGCAGCGTCCGGCAGGGATGATAATGGCCAGCTGGTTTTTGTGCAGACCCGGTTTGGCCAGCAATTTTTGAACTATTCTAAAAGTTCAACCGGAGAAAGGACGATGTATCTGGAGGGCAATATCAATTATGATCGCCGGTTCGGCCTGCATCACGTTGGAGCCATGGTACTGTATAATATGCGCAATCGCTTAGTAAGTTCAGCAGGTGATGCTGTCAGCTCAATTCCTTATCGCAACCAGAGCCTTGCCGGCAGACTGACCTATGGTTATGACGAGCGGTATCTGCTGGAACTCAATGCAGGCTATACGGGCTCGGAGAATTTTGAACCGGGTAGGAAATTCGGACTATTCCCTTCCGTCTCCGGTGGGTGGGTGATTTCAAGGGAGCATTTTTTTAAAACCTTAAACAATACGATCTCGCTTTTAAAGCTTAGGGCTTCTTATGGGATTGTCGGTAATGATAATATCGGAAGAGGCGGCCGGTTCCCGTATATTACGCAAATTACAGGAGGAGGAACAGCCGGATTCGGACTAAATGGAAGCGCCCTTGGCGGCCTTAATGAAAGTGTTATCGGTGTGCAGGATCTGACCTGGGAAAAGTCCTACAAAACAGATATCGGCCTTGAAGTAGGCATTAAGGACCGGGTGAGCATTACCCTAGATTATTTTAAGGATGATCGTAAGAACCTGCTTATCGCGCGCAAGACCTTATCTTCTATTGCAGGATATAACAACTCGGCCGTCTATGCCAATCTGGGGAAGATGAATAACCGGGGACTTGACGGAACGATAGAATATAATGACAAGATCGGTGAACTGGGGTTAAGGGTCTATGCCAATGCGACCTATGCCAAGAACAGAACAGTTTTTGAGGATGAGCCGATCAGAAAGTATGGCTATCAGCGAAGCACCGGTCACATGTATGGAGAATTCACCGGCTATATTGATGAAGGTCTCTTTGTTGATGCGGATGATATTTCAGGGCATGCCACCCAGGGGTTTGGCGTGGTGGCACCCGGCGACATTAAGTATAAGAACCTGAATCCGGAAGATGACAATGTCGTAGATGCTAATGACTGGACTTATCTGGGTAAATCTCCATTTCCTGAATGGTCCTATGGGGCCGGCTTTACGGTCAGTTGGCATAATATTGACCTGTCCATGCTCTTTCAGGGTGTATCAGGTGTGGGCATCATGGCCAATGGCTCTGAAATCCGTGGTAATGGCGCCGGCGCTGACGGCGTAGGCGTTATACCTTTTTCGGGTATCGGACAATTCCCCAATAACACAATGGCCATACTCAAAGACCGGTGGACGGCGCAAGACCCCAGGCAGGATGCCTATTATCCGAGAATCACCATTGGTTCACTGACGGATAATAATTATCTGAACAGTACCAGATGGTTAAAAAGCGGGGATTATATGCGTTTAAAACAGGCTTCTATCGGTTATACAGTTGTTTCCAGGAAGGTGAAAAGCGCCGGGCTTTCAAGTCTTTACTTTTACCTCTCCGGACAGAACCTGTTTACATTCAGCAAGTTTAAGTTATGGGATCCTGAACTAGGGTCTAACGGAGCCAAATATCCGATCAACAGAATGATCACACTGGGTGTCAGGGCCAACTTTTAG
- a CDS encoding alpha-N-acetylglucosaminidase produces the protein MKHTFIFSLISFCCFTVTVRAQDFPGVRDLVHRRVPWLEQHLVLKKVLFEKQGAPGLAADIKKQDDTADAFTLSYSRGKVQVEANSTSAAAFGVHWDLKYYCHRSMSHMGDNLAPVDKLPVMTRPVHLEGLAKYRYALNYCTYNYTMSFYNWTDWQRELDYMALNGVNLMLVANGQEAVWQSVLDQLGYTQKEIDAFITGPAFNAWWLMGNVQGWGGPMTRPVIAQRSRLVQKMLRRMQQLGIQPVMPAFFGMVPSSLKQKRKAHIVEQGKWGYFERPDILDPSDSLFAVISDLFYSATKKLYGKDIHFFSGDPFHEGGKHGDINLTTAGVKIQSAMQQAFPGSVWVLQGWQANPDKDLIAAVNKKDILIQELFGENTHNWEDRKGYEGTPFIWCTVTNFGERPGINGKLQRFADEIYRVRHSSYGGLCKGVGIMPEGINNNPVVYELMLELGWHKDKVDVHRWIKDYVYARYGKTDPVMLEAWELLLESAYSSDLGYAEGPPENILCARPALKIKSVSTWGSRTKKYDLNAFKKAVDLFAQAWPQYKDQRTYRIDLIGMIMQQMGTCADSVYTEVINAYMQKDIAAYNAATKRFLSLLDDATSLLETDPFYQLPTYVHQAKALNNNKAAVKNNIDNLLMLNTYWGGNDPKEDNLHEYAYKEWAPMMESYYKQRWVLFFSYLTANLKGESAPPVNFFKWERDWVEKTARSVLAADPKTPQSPGKLGAILPKIMGRLEP, from the coding sequence GTGAAACATACATTCATTTTCTCCCTTATTTCTTTTTGCTGTTTTACTGTAACGGTCCGGGCGCAGGATTTTCCCGGCGTCCGGGATCTGGTTCACAGAAGAGTCCCCTGGTTGGAACAGCACCTTGTTTTAAAAAAGGTGCTGTTTGAAAAGCAGGGAGCGCCTGGCCTTGCAGCTGATATAAAAAAGCAGGATGATACCGCTGATGCCTTTACGTTAAGCTATAGTAGGGGTAAAGTTCAGGTGGAGGCGAATTCTACCAGTGCAGCCGCTTTTGGGGTGCATTGGGATCTTAAATATTATTGCCACCGGTCTATGAGCCATATGGGAGATAATCTGGCTCCGGTTGACAAATTACCCGTTATGACCCGTCCGGTGCATCTGGAGGGCCTGGCAAAGTATAGGTATGCGTTAAATTATTGCACGTATAATTATACCATGAGCTTTTATAATTGGACGGACTGGCAAAGGGAGTTGGATTATATGGCCCTCAATGGGGTAAACCTGATGTTGGTGGCTAATGGCCAGGAGGCTGTCTGGCAGTCCGTCCTTGATCAGTTGGGCTATACACAAAAAGAAATCGATGCGTTTATTACCGGCCCGGCCTTCAATGCCTGGTGGCTGATGGGTAATGTACAAGGCTGGGGTGGCCCGATGACCAGGCCGGTCATTGCCCAGAGAAGCCGTCTTGTGCAGAAAATGCTCAGACGCATGCAGCAGTTAGGAATTCAGCCGGTGATGCCTGCCTTTTTCGGGATGGTGCCCTCTTCCCTAAAACAAAAACGGAAGGCACATATTGTTGAACAGGGGAAATGGGGGTATTTCGAGCGCCCTGATATTTTGGACCCGTCGGACAGTCTTTTTGCCGTGATAAGTGACCTTTTTTATAGTGCCACCAAAAAGCTCTATGGCAAGGATATCCATTTCTTTTCCGGTGACCCTTTCCATGAAGGCGGTAAACACGGGGATATCAATCTGACCACTGCAGGTGTAAAGATTCAGTCTGCCATGCAGCAGGCATTCCCCGGCTCTGTCTGGGTTTTGCAAGGGTGGCAGGCAAATCCAGACAAGGATCTTATTGCAGCGGTTAACAAAAAAGACATCCTCATCCAGGAGCTTTTTGGGGAAAATACCCACAATTGGGAGGATCGGAAGGGCTATGAAGGGACGCCGTTTATCTGGTGCACCGTAACCAACTTTGGAGAGCGGCCCGGTATCAATGGAAAGCTTCAGCGTTTTGCTGACGAAATTTACCGGGTGCGCCATAGTTCTTATGGCGGACTCTGTAAAGGTGTTGGCATTATGCCGGAAGGAATCAATAACAATCCTGTTGTGTATGAGCTGATGCTGGAGCTGGGCTGGCATAAAGACAAGGTGGATGTGCACCGGTGGATCAAGGACTATGTTTATGCCCGATATGGCAAGACTGATCCGGTGATGCTGGAAGCCTGGGAGCTCTTGCTTGAATCTGCCTATAGCAGTGATCTGGGTTATGCGGAGGGGCCGCCCGAGAATATACTCTGCGCACGGCCCGCTTTAAAAATAAAGTCGGTATCCACCTGGGGAAGCCGGACAAAGAAGTATGACCTGAATGCATTTAAGAAAGCCGTAGATTTATTTGCCCAGGCCTGGCCGCAATATAAAGACCAAAGGACGTACAGAATTGATCTGATAGGTATGATCATGCAGCAAATGGGTACATGTGCCGATTCAGTCTATACAGAAGTGATAAACGCGTATATGCAAAAAGACATTGCGGCCTATAACGCCGCTACTAAAAGATTCCTTTCTCTTTTAGATGATGCGACGTCTTTATTGGAGACGGATCCTTTTTATCAACTGCCGACCTATGTCCATCAGGCGAAAGCGTTGAATAACAATAAAGCTGCTGTTAAAAATAATATTGATAACCTGCTGATGTTAAATACCTATTGGGGAGGTAACGATCCGAAGGAGGACAACCTGCATGAATATGCCTATAAAGAATGGGCGCCCATGATGGAAAGTTATTACAAACAAAGGTGGGTACTTTTTTTCAGCTACCTGACGGCAAATCTGAAGGGGGAAAGCGCGCCTCCGGTCAATTTCTTCAAATGGGAGCGTGACTGGGTGGAAAAAACAGCCAGGAGCGTCCTTGCTGCAGACCCAAAAACGCCACAAAGCCCTGGCAAACTGGGGGCTATTTTACCGAAAATAATGGGTAGATTAGAACCCTAA